In Synergistaceae bacterium, a single genomic region encodes these proteins:
- a CDS encoding ABC transporter substrate-binding protein, which yields MRALKKITAVTMLFFLSFVFSALGAETLPTIRVGVMAGETDSFVPAVGEELGIYKKYGLNVISQAFSAGINTIDALTLGQLDFGMAADFAILNRIGAMEKSDLRIYTKFAVSKAGTPFSWAFYVNDDTVTSPSDLAGKSIALRKGTVEEYWTARLLQTVGVDPVSIKQLPIGSPQEGVAALKSKQATGMWGGGQASVALAEIPSVRGIADLATIDSQTVTVLLSTQKFLTENKDIVVNYVKALEEIVRFINAEPEKTAEIVQKQINIPAEQVLMNLQRNEISVNFTQTTLDTLDAINQWGRGAGFIKNVFDVRDYVNVEALKEAFPESVSYDHE from the coding sequence ATGAGGGCTTTGAAAAAAATAACCGCGGTCACAATGTTGTTCTTCTTGTCTTTCGTGTTTTCCGCTCTTGGGGCGGAAACCCTCCCCACAATACGCGTGGGTGTGATGGCAGGAGAAACCGATTCTTTCGTGCCAGCGGTCGGGGAAGAACTGGGAATTTACAAAAAATACGGTTTGAACGTTATTTCTCAAGCGTTTTCAGCCGGGATCAATACGATCGACGCGCTCACGCTTGGCCAGCTCGATTTTGGCATGGCGGCGGACTTCGCGATTTTGAACCGCATCGGGGCTATGGAAAAAAGCGACCTTCGTATCTACACCAAATTCGCTGTTTCAAAAGCGGGCACGCCGTTCTCCTGGGCATTTTACGTCAATGACGATACAGTCACCTCTCCGTCGGATCTGGCGGGAAAATCCATCGCGCTGCGCAAGGGCACCGTGGAGGAATATTGGACAGCTAGGCTGCTGCAAACCGTTGGCGTCGATCCGGTTTCTATCAAACAACTGCCCATAGGGAGCCCACAAGAGGGCGTTGCTGCTCTGAAATCCAAACAAGCGACAGGGATGTGGGGAGGTGGACAGGCGTCCGTCGCGCTCGCGGAAATACCCTCCGTCCGGGGGATCGCTGATCTCGCGACCATCGACTCACAAACGGTGACAGTCTTGCTGTCCACGCAAAAATTTCTCACTGAGAATAAAGACATTGTCGTGAATTACGTGAAAGCCCTTGAAGAAATAGTGCGGTTCATCAATGCGGAACCGGAAAAAACCGCCGAAATCGTACAGAAACAGATCAACATTCCCGCCGAGCAGGTGTTGATGAATCTGCAGCGGAACGAAATCAGCGTCAATTTTACCCAAACCACACTCGACACGCTCGACGCTATAAATCAATGGGGCCGGGGAGCAGGTTTCATAAAAAACGTGTTTGACGTGCGTGATTATGTCAACGTAGAGGCGCTTAAAGAAGCGTTCCCAGAAAGCGTCAGTTATGATCATGAATAG
- a CDS encoding aryl-sulfate sulfotransferase: MGHPRIYPTGTTYYDSASAWSGYTIFPSAKGALLIDMRGNEVQLWEGLLGFPNKILPGGQVFGSPGARNPKYGFQDHLALLQVDWDGKVVWKFEKNEFIEDPDRPAEYIARQHHDFEREGSSVGYYSPLSKPRVDGGNTLILVHKDIVNNRISDKKLLDDRFIEVDWEGNLLWEWNANEHFDELGFDEKALNVLFRNPSVVTSGLGDWLHVNCLSTLGPNKWYDSGDERFHPDNMIWDARNANILAITSKATGKVAWRIGPDFRENAALEQLGWIIGQHHLHMIPKGLPGEGNLLVFDNGGWGGYGLPGGTSKTGQNSVHRDYSRVIEFNPVTLEVEWEYNAVNAGFSDEFRFYSPYVSSAQRLPNGNTLITEGSDGRIFEVTIDHRTVWEYINPYYSNSMGGTHNMVYRAYRVPYEWIPQRDLPKEESIAAPDIRYYRVPGSPVGENSESAVLVTGVGLERLSAFEYPAINLLPRERRKGTRIFE, translated from the coding sequence ATGGGACATCCAAGAATATACCCGACAGGCACGACGTACTACGATTCAGCGTCCGCGTGGAGCGGGTACACGATATTTCCTTCGGCTAAAGGGGCTTTGCTCATCGACATGAGGGGCAATGAAGTGCAACTTTGGGAGGGTTTGCTCGGTTTTCCCAACAAGATCCTGCCGGGTGGACAGGTCTTTGGTTCTCCAGGCGCGCGAAATCCAAAATACGGCTTTCAGGATCACCTGGCTTTGCTGCAAGTGGACTGGGACGGTAAGGTCGTGTGGAAGTTCGAGAAAAACGAATTCATAGAGGACCCCGACAGGCCAGCCGAGTACATCGCGCGTCAGCATCACGATTTTGAACGTGAGGGGTCGTCGGTGGGTTATTACTCCCCGCTCTCGAAACCACGCGTCGATGGAGGAAACACGCTGATCTTGGTCCATAAGGACATCGTCAACAACAGGATATCCGACAAAAAATTGTTGGATGACCGCTTCATCGAAGTCGACTGGGAGGGAAATCTCCTCTGGGAGTGGAACGCGAATGAACATTTCGATGAACTGGGTTTCGACGAAAAGGCTCTCAACGTACTGTTCCGCAATCCTTCGGTGGTCACAAGCGGACTCGGCGATTGGCTGCATGTCAACTGTCTTTCGACGCTCGGCCCCAATAAGTGGTACGACTCAGGCGATGAGCGCTTTCATCCCGACAATATGATCTGGGACGCCCGCAACGCGAATATCCTCGCGATCACCAGCAAGGCCACCGGTAAGGTGGCTTGGCGCATCGGGCCCGATTTTCGGGAGAACGCGGCGCTTGAACAACTGGGTTGGATCATAGGGCAGCATCATCTTCACATGATTCCCAAAGGATTGCCCGGAGAGGGCAACCTGCTCGTGTTCGACAACGGTGGGTGGGGAGGGTACGGCCTACCGGGCGGGACGTCCAAAACGGGACAAAACAGCGTGCACAGGGATTATTCGCGCGTGATCGAGTTCAACCCCGTCACTTTGGAGGTCGAGTGGGAATATAACGCGGTCAACGCAGGCTTCTCCGATGAATTTCGTTTTTACAGTCCGTATGTGAGTTCCGCGCAGCGCCTGCCAAACGGGAACACTCTCATCACTGAAGGTTCGGACGGGCGAATTTTCGAGGTGACCATCGATCACAGGACCGTGTGGGAGTACATCAACCCATACTACTCAAATTCTATGGGAGGCACTCACAACATGGTGTACAGAGCCTACCGGGTGCCCTACGAGTGGATACCTCAACGGGATCTACCAAAAGAAGAATCGATAGCGGCGCCCGATATACGGTATTATCGCGTGCCAGGTTCGCCCGTCGGGGAAAACTCCGAAAGTGCGGTCCTGGTGACGGGCGTCGGGCTGGAACGTCTCTCGGCTTTCGAGTACCCAGCGATCAACCTGCTGCCCAGAGAACGCCGAAAGGGCACGCGAATTTTTGAATAA
- a CDS encoding ferredoxin family protein, translating into MSVEILRDRCRGCGLCSQVCPGGLIEVCDGRAYIAKPQNCWGCASCLKECPEGALRLYLGEDIGGLGGRLWVRRDGVLLRWHIAMPDGSVKVLTVDSRDGNKY; encoded by the coding sequence GTGAGTGTCGAGATTTTGCGGGACCGATGCAGGGGCTGCGGGCTTTGTTCTCAGGTTTGCCCCGGCGGTCTGATCGAAGTATGCGACGGCCGGGCGTATATCGCCAAACCCCAGAACTGCTGGGGCTGCGCTTCATGCCTGAAAGAATGCCCAGAGGGCGCGCTGCGGCTCTACCTGGGCGAGGACATTGGAGGGTTGGGCGGTCGCCTGTGGGTTCGGCGCGACGGCGTACTGCTGCGCTGGCATATCGCAATGCCGGATGGTTCCGTGAAGGTCCTCACTGTGGACAGTCGGGACGGAAATAAATATTGA
- a CDS encoding bifunctional precorrin-2 dehydrogenase/sirohydrochlorin ferrochelatase — protein sequence MSCRESGPPRDVYPCIFPLFPFFMNIAGRKALVIGGGSVALRRTRALLTCGATVTVISPEFHEDFSVLSQIYGENLRLVKKRIEKVKDLDFAGVFIAVLATNNRELNRDLGEQARKAGILVSVSDAPEECSFFFPALVTEGEVAVAVSAGGCPSLTRRLSDRLRAVWSGWVQEAKRGEVIFLD from the coding sequence ATGAGCTGTCGTGAGAGTGGACCTCCGCGCGATGTCTATCCCTGTATTTTTCCCCTTTTTCCGTTTTTCATGAATATCGCGGGACGCAAGGCACTCGTCATCGGTGGGGGCTCCGTGGCTCTGCGGCGTACCCGCGCTCTCCTGACTTGTGGCGCGACCGTGACGGTTATCAGCCCAGAGTTTCACGAAGATTTTTCTGTTCTTTCCCAGATCTACGGGGAAAATTTACGGTTGGTCAAAAAACGTATTGAAAAAGTTAAAGATCTCGATTTTGCCGGTGTTTTTATAGCGGTTCTGGCGACAAACAACAGAGAACTCAACCGCGACCTGGGGGAGCAAGCGCGAAAGGCGGGTATACTCGTTTCCGTATCCGACGCGCCGGAAGAATGCTCTTTTTTCTTTCCCGCCCTGGTGACCGAGGGGGAGGTGGCCGTGGCGGTCTCGGCGGGGGGTTGCCCGTCGCTGACCCGGCGCCTGAGTGATCGCCTGCGCGCAGTGTGGAGCGGTTGGGTTCAGGAAGCGAAACGGGGCGAGGTTATTTTTCTAGATTAG
- a CDS encoding PLP-dependent transferase: MNGLLKFIACGSVDDGKSTLIGRILYDAKLLYADQEQALLLDSQLGSRGGKIDYSLLLDGLMAEREQGITIDVAYRYFTTDARSFIVADTPGHEEYTRNMAVGAAFADLAVILVDAVKGVLRQTRRHARICALMGIKFFVFAVNKMDLTEYDKSLFEGIQADIFALRDELSLKNAAVIPLSATEGDNVTQRSERVAWYDGPTLLSYLENVDVSDDVFETGFYLPVQRVCRPDQSFRGFQGQVESGAVQVGDVVTILPGGENAVVKSIYVVDQVNRNISEAATGQPVTLQLDREVDVSRGWVLERGAKLSVGRNFVASLLWMDDNELTPGKEGIYWAKIGTRLLPCAVEKILHKTDVNSGESLPASSLYKNEIGLCDVALSHPAVFDVFKAHKTLGELILIDRVTHSTAACGVIEAIGESHELKKCELKKRELEKCELEKKSDGPMKFNTLLLHGFQKSFAGGPSVTDGDAGATLPPIYQNSAFAYESAEILGRVFDNKAPGFVYTQINNPTISAFEQRMAFIEGGASAVACASGMAAISMTLLNILQSGDEIISSNALFGGTLDLFGDLEHFGIHTRFVEDMTGQGVESNITEKTKVVLTELISNPKLNVVNVRELASVTNRRGIPLIIDSTTATPALIRPLEEGADIVVHSSSKYINGNGSAIGGVIIDGGKFEWDFAKFPVLQKYGKMGKLVFTARLQQDIWRNFGSCMSPQHAYLNCLGLETLGLRMERLCANALALAKSLERNPDIANVNYPGLDGSPDKINVDRQMKEGRGGALLTLRAGSRKRAFRLLDNLQYARIATNIGDVRTLVIHPASTIYAHFTEEQKRAASVYDDLIRVSVGLENAEDLIDDFAQAAAQANRDE; this comes from the coding sequence ATGAACGGTTTATTGAAGTTCATCGCGTGCGGGAGCGTAGACGACGGAAAATCCACTTTGATTGGACGTATTTTATACGACGCCAAGCTGCTGTATGCCGATCAGGAACAGGCGCTGCTTCTGGACAGCCAACTGGGCAGCCGCGGCGGGAAAATAGACTATTCTCTGCTGCTGGATGGCCTGATGGCCGAACGGGAACAGGGCATTACCATCGACGTGGCGTACCGCTATTTCACCACCGACGCCCGAAGTTTCATCGTGGCCGACACGCCGGGGCATGAGGAATATACTCGCAATATGGCGGTTGGCGCCGCTTTTGCCGACTTGGCGGTTATTTTGGTGGACGCCGTCAAAGGCGTGTTGAGACAAACACGTCGTCACGCGCGGATTTGTGCGTTGATGGGAATTAAATTCTTTGTTTTCGCGGTCAACAAGATGGATCTGACGGAGTACGACAAATCCCTTTTCGAGGGTATTCAAGCCGATATTTTCGCGTTGCGCGATGAACTTTCCTTAAAAAACGCCGCCGTCATACCCCTTTCCGCCACCGAAGGCGACAACGTTACGCAGCGCTCGGAACGCGTTGCGTGGTACGATGGGCCGACGCTGCTGTCCTATCTCGAAAACGTGGACGTTTCGGATGACGTCTTCGAGACGGGTTTTTACCTTCCGGTACAGCGGGTTTGTCGTCCCGACCAAAGTTTTCGCGGTTTTCAGGGGCAGGTAGAATCCGGAGCGGTGCAGGTAGGAGACGTGGTCACGATTTTACCTGGCGGAGAAAACGCGGTGGTCAAAAGTATTTACGTTGTCGATCAAGTGAATCGAAACATTTCCGAGGCCGCCACCGGTCAGCCGGTCACCCTTCAACTGGACCGGGAGGTGGACGTGTCCCGCGGGTGGGTGCTGGAGCGGGGTGCGAAACTCTCCGTGGGAAGAAATTTTGTCGCCTCTCTGCTGTGGATGGACGACAACGAGCTGACGCCGGGCAAGGAAGGAATCTATTGGGCCAAAATCGGCACGCGGCTGCTGCCCTGTGCCGTAGAGAAAATTCTCCACAAAACCGATGTGAACAGCGGAGAGAGCCTTCCCGCCTCGTCGCTTTATAAAAACGAAATCGGTCTTTGCGACGTCGCCCTCTCGCATCCGGCGGTTTTCGACGTGTTCAAGGCGCACAAAACACTCGGAGAGCTGATTTTAATCGACCGAGTGACCCACTCCACAGCCGCTTGCGGCGTCATCGAGGCAATAGGAGAGAGTCACGAACTTAAAAAGTGTGAACTTAAAAAGCGCGAACTTGAAAAGTGCGAACTTGAAAAGAAGAGTGACGGCCCTATGAAATTCAATACTCTGTTGCTGCACGGCTTCCAAAAATCCTTCGCCGGAGGTCCTTCCGTTACCGATGGAGACGCTGGCGCGACCCTGCCGCCCATTTATCAGAACTCGGCTTTTGCCTACGAATCCGCGGAAATATTGGGGCGGGTGTTCGACAACAAGGCTCCAGGTTTTGTGTATACCCAGATCAACAATCCGACGATTAGCGCTTTTGAGCAACGCATGGCCTTCATCGAGGGCGGGGCGAGCGCGGTGGCCTGCGCTTCTGGTATGGCGGCGATCTCCATGACGCTTCTCAACATTCTGCAAAGCGGAGACGAAATTATCAGCAGCAACGCGCTCTTCGGCGGTACGTTGGATTTATTCGGCGATCTGGAACACTTCGGAATACACACCCGTTTCGTCGAGGACATGACCGGACAGGGAGTCGAATCCAACATCACCGAGAAAACGAAGGTGGTGTTAACGGAACTGATCAGTAATCCCAAACTCAACGTCGTCAACGTGAGGGAGCTGGCGAGTGTGACCAACCGACGGGGCATCCCATTGATCATCGACAGCACTACCGCCACCCCGGCGCTCATTCGTCCGCTGGAAGAGGGCGCGGACATCGTGGTCCATTCCTCGTCGAAATACATCAACGGCAACGGAAGCGCCATAGGCGGAGTCATTATCGATGGAGGAAAGTTCGAGTGGGATTTCGCGAAATTTCCTGTTCTGCAGAAATACGGCAAAATGGGAAAGTTGGTTTTTACCGCTCGACTGCAACAGGATATCTGGCGTAATTTCGGGTCTTGCATGTCCCCACAGCACGCTTACCTTAATTGTCTAGGGCTCGAAACTCTGGGCCTGCGAATGGAGCGCCTCTGCGCCAACGCTCTGGCTCTGGCGAAATCCCTCGAACGGAACCCGGATATCGCGAACGTAAACTATCCAGGACTCGATGGAAGTCCCGACAAAATCAACGTTGATCGTCAAATGAAAGAGGGGCGCGGCGGCGCACTTCTGACGTTGCGGGCAGGGTCGAGAAAACGAGCTTTTAGGCTGCTTGACAACCTACAATACGCGCGTATCGCGACAAACATTGGGGACGTGCGTACCCTGGTGATCCACCCGGCCTCCACAATCTACGCCCATTTCACAGAGGAACAAAAGCGCGCGGCTTCTGTATACGATGATTTGATTCGCGTGAGCGTCGGTTTGGAAAACGCCGAGGATCTGATCGACGACTTTGCACAGGCGGCGGCCCAAGCAAACCGCGACGAATGA
- the cysD gene encoding sulfate adenylyltransferase subunit CysD: MTHLNELEAEAIYIIREVAAECERPVMLYSIGKDSSVMLHLALKAFYPEKPPFPFLHIDTGWKFREMIEFRDRRAKELGITLLVYRNEEAIAQGINPFDHGAAYTDIMKTQALKQALTQYKFTAAFGGARRDEEMSRAKERVFSFRNEQHAWDPKKQRPEVWKLYNTQIGKGESIRVFPLSNWTEKDVWQYIRREHIEIVPLYFAANRPIVEREGNLIMVNDERMTLLPGETAQIKKVRFRTLGCYPLTGGYESDADSLDAVIEETLSAITSERASRVIDKESKGSMERRKREGYF, translated from the coding sequence ATGACGCATTTGAACGAATTGGAAGCCGAAGCGATCTATATCATTCGGGAGGTGGCGGCGGAGTGTGAACGCCCTGTCATGCTTTATTCCATCGGAAAAGACAGCTCCGTGATGCTGCACTTGGCTTTGAAGGCGTTTTACCCCGAAAAACCTCCTTTTCCATTTCTGCACATCGATACGGGTTGGAAATTTCGTGAAATGATCGAATTTCGCGACCGCCGGGCGAAAGAACTGGGCATTACTCTGTTGGTCTACCGCAACGAGGAGGCCATCGCTCAGGGCATCAACCCCTTCGATCACGGTGCGGCTTATACGGATATTATGAAGACGCAGGCTCTCAAACAGGCACTGACACAGTACAAATTCACAGCGGCCTTCGGAGGTGCCAGGCGGGATGAGGAAATGTCCCGCGCGAAAGAGAGGGTTTTCTCTTTCCGCAACGAACAACATGCCTGGGACCCGAAAAAACAGCGCCCGGAGGTTTGGAAACTGTACAATACGCAAATCGGCAAGGGCGAAAGCATTCGCGTCTTCCCGCTCTCCAACTGGACAGAAAAAGACGTCTGGCAGTACATTAGGCGCGAGCATATCGAAATCGTTCCGCTGTACTTCGCGGCGAACCGCCCGATTGTCGAGCGGGAGGGCAATTTGATCATGGTGAACGATGAACGCATGACGCTTTTGCCTGGCGAAACGGCGCAAATCAAGAAGGTGCGTTTCCGTACTTTGGGTTGTTACCCGCTGACCGGAGGCTACGAATCCGACGCGGACTCGCTGGACGCCGTCATAGAGGAAACGCTGTCCGCGATCACATCTGAGCGCGCCAGCCGGGTTATCGACAAAGAAAGCAAGGGTAGCATGGAACGGCGCAAACGAGAAGGATATTTTTAA
- a CDS encoding transposase translates to MVQAQGSGARSARGWTCPKCGWTCPKCGAEHDRDIHAAVNILRVGASTLKGEDVRRRCKTGFSRLSLSILESHDFSHGSMSRYNDITTTKGFD, encoded by the coding sequence ATTGTTCAAGCTCAGGGGAGCGGAGCCCGTTCGGCCCGTGGATGGACGTGTCCGAAATGCGGATGGACGTGTCCGAAATGCGGGGCGGAACACGACCGGGATATTCATGCGGCTGTAAATATTCTCAGAGTGGGGGCATCCACTCTTAAAGGAGAAGACGTAAGGAGAAGATGTAAGACCGGTTTCAGTAGGCTGTCTTTGTCGATCTTAGAATCCCATGACTTTAGTCATGGGAGTATGTCAAGATATAACGATATAACAACAACAAAGGGGTTCGATTGA